The following are from one region of the Nicotiana tomentosiformis chromosome 7, ASM39032v3, whole genome shotgun sequence genome:
- the LOC108947439 gene encoding uncharacterized protein, protein MDLEIKRVRKKRVVYGQPKIKWGALTKAKAQELREKLLAMGAWRNSGDASSMWTTTANCIREAAREVRGKVEAKKAAYLKLVGSTDEEEQRTCRESYKLARKEAKLEVMAAKTVAFERLYEDLGGKGGDKKLYKLAKIRERKAQCHVPKSHMS, encoded by the exons ATGGACTTGGAGATCAAGAGAGTAAGGAAGAAGAGAGTGGTGTATGGCCAACCGAAGATTAAGTGGGGAGCATTAACTAAGGCAAAGGCGCAAGAGTTGAGGGAAAAGTTGTTGGCCATGGGGGCCTGGAGGAATAGTGGTGACGCGAGTAGTATGTGGACCACGACAGCGAACTGCATTAGGGAAGCTGCTAGAGAG GTTCGAGGAAAAGTGGAAGCTAAGAAAGCGGCATATCTGAAGCTAGTGGGGAGCACTGATGAGGAGGAGCAAAGGACGTGTAGGGAGAGTTATAAGTTGGCAAGGAAAGAGGCAAAATTGGAAGTCATGGCAGCTAAGACTGTAGCTTTTGAGCGATTGTATGAGGATCTTGGGGGCAAAGGAGGCGACAAAAAGCTGTACAAGTTAGCAAAGATCAGGGAAAGGAAGGCTCAGTGTCACGTTCCAAAATCACAcatgtcgtaa